One genomic window of Arthrobacter sp. KBS0703 includes the following:
- a CDS encoding enoyl-CoA hydratase/isomerase family protein, with amino-acid sequence MTGTSPDASPADAVPEEATPEEVLFERRGHLGVVTLNRPKAVNALTAGMVSVMLDQLSAWADDDAVAAVLVQGSGERGLCAGGDIVAIYRDMLAGGDETAGFWEAEYRLNSLIARYPKPYVAFMDGLVLGGGVGISAHGSVRIVTERTRMGMPETTIGFVPDVGGTLLLSRSPGESGTHAALTGAHLSGADAVFLGLADHFVPSQRLADLAAALETETAEAAVGRFSGPAPASGLEAQRDWIDACYAADDAEEIVRRLRAAGGEAAEAADTIEAKSPTAVKVALESLRRVRGLSLDETLAQEYRVGLHCLAGPDFREGIRAQVVDKDRNPNWRPATLSEVRADDVERYFAPLGDRELVLLEKETGHA; translated from the coding sequence ATGACCGGAACATCCCCCGACGCCAGCCCCGCAGACGCAGTTCCCGAGGAAGCAACACCCGAAGAAGTGCTGTTCGAGCGGCGCGGCCACCTCGGCGTGGTGACGTTGAACCGGCCCAAGGCCGTCAACGCGCTCACCGCCGGGATGGTATCGGTAATGCTCGATCAGCTGTCCGCGTGGGCGGACGACGACGCCGTGGCGGCCGTCCTGGTGCAGGGTTCCGGTGAGCGCGGACTGTGTGCGGGCGGCGACATCGTGGCGATTTACCGGGACATGCTCGCGGGCGGGGACGAAACGGCCGGATTCTGGGAGGCCGAATACCGGCTTAATTCGCTCATTGCGCGCTACCCGAAGCCTTACGTGGCGTTCATGGACGGGCTGGTGCTGGGCGGCGGTGTGGGCATCTCGGCCCACGGTTCCGTCCGCATCGTCACCGAACGCACCCGGATGGGCATGCCCGAGACCACCATCGGATTCGTCCCCGACGTCGGCGGCACTCTGCTGCTCTCCCGCTCGCCGGGGGAGTCGGGCACCCATGCTGCACTGACGGGGGCGCACCTGAGCGGCGCCGATGCGGTGTTCCTGGGGCTCGCGGACCACTTCGTTCCGTCCCAACGGCTCGCCGACCTTGCGGCGGCGCTGGAAACCGAAACCGCGGAAGCCGCCGTCGGGCGCTTTTCCGGCCCGGCTCCCGCCTCGGGGCTGGAGGCGCAGCGGGACTGGATCGACGCCTGCTACGCCGCGGATGACGCCGAGGAGATCGTCCGCCGGCTGCGAGCGGCGGGCGGCGAGGCCGCGGAGGCTGCGGACACCATTGAGGCGAAATCGCCCACGGCCGTCAAGGTGGCTCTGGAATCGCTGCGCCGGGTCAGGGGGCTGAGCCTCGACGAAACGCTCGCCCAGGAGTACCGCGTGGGTCTGCACTGCCTGGCCGGCCCGGATTTCCGTGAGGGAATCCGTGCGCAGGTGGTGGACAAGGACCGCAACCCGAACTGGCGGCCGGCCACGCTCTCGGAAGTGCGCGCGGACGACGTCGAGAGGTACTTTGCGCCGTTGGGGGACAGGGAGCTGGTTCTTTTGGAGAAGGAGACGGGTCATGCCTGA
- a CDS encoding enoyl-CoA hydratase, whose product MTHEYGNILVERRGRVGLVTLNRPEALNALNKATLDELVAAVTAMDTDPGVGAVVIAGSGKAFAAGADIKEMASQGYMEMYDADWFRGWEDLTRLRIPLIAAVSGFALGGGCELAMMCDFIIAGDNAKFGQPEINLGVLPGMGGSQRLTRAVGKAKAMDMILTGRFIDADEAERCGLVARVVPAGDTVEEALKAAEVIASKSKPAAMLAKEAVNAAFETGLAQGVLFERRLFHSLFATEDQKEGMAAFTEKRQPEFRHR is encoded by the coding sequence ATGACGCACGAGTACGGGAACATTCTGGTGGAGCGCCGGGGGCGCGTCGGCCTCGTAACCCTGAACCGGCCCGAGGCACTGAACGCCCTCAACAAGGCGACCCTGGATGAGCTCGTCGCCGCGGTCACGGCCATGGACACGGATCCGGGCGTGGGCGCCGTGGTGATCGCGGGGTCGGGCAAGGCGTTCGCCGCCGGCGCCGACATCAAGGAAATGGCCTCCCAGGGCTACATGGAGATGTACGACGCCGATTGGTTCCGCGGGTGGGAGGACCTCACCCGGCTTCGTATTCCACTGATCGCCGCCGTGTCCGGCTTTGCCCTGGGCGGGGGCTGCGAACTGGCCATGATGTGCGATTTCATCATCGCCGGAGACAACGCCAAGTTCGGCCAGCCCGAAATCAACCTGGGGGTTCTTCCGGGGATGGGCGGCTCCCAGCGGCTCACCCGAGCCGTGGGAAAGGCCAAAGCCATGGACATGATCCTGACCGGCCGGTTCATCGACGCGGATGAGGCGGAGCGCTGCGGGCTGGTGGCCAGGGTGGTGCCGGCCGGGGACACGGTGGAGGAGGCCCTGAAGGCCGCCGAAGTGATCGCGTCCAAGTCCAAGCCTGCGGCCATGCTGGCCAAGGAGGCAGTCAACGCGGCCTTCGAGACCGGGCTGGCGCAGGGCGTGCTGTTCGAGCGCCGCCTGTTCCATTCGCTCTTCGCCACCGAGGACCAGAAGGAAGGCATGGCAGCTTTCACCGAGAAGCGCCAGCCGGAGTTCAGGCACCGGTGA
- a CDS encoding CoA-acylating methylmalonate-semialdehyde dehydrogenase, producing MVRELSHYVDGRRMEGTSGRFSDVYDPCTGEVQAKLPLASAEEVRNIISSAEKAQLEWGAMNPQRRGRILLKFVDLVNENLDELARLLSSEHGKTVPDAKGDIQRGIEVVEFAAGAPHLLKGEFSDDAGSGIDVHSMRQPLGVVAGITPFNFPAMIPLWKSGPALAAGNAFILKPSERDPSVPLRLAELFTEAGVPDGVFNVVNGDKEAVDALLEDPRVKAIGFVGSTPIAQYIYATAAAHGKRAQCFGGAKNHMVIMPDADLDMAADALIGAGYGSAGERCMAISVAVPVGEDTADRLVSRLRERIKGLKVGHSLDKDSDFGPVVAAAAKERIEGYIQSGVDDGATLVTDGRGLTVDGYEGGFWVGPTLFDNVTKDMKIYKEEIFGPVLSVLRASDYDEALRLCSEHEFGNGVAIFTRDGDAARDFASRVQVGMVGINVPIPVPIAYYTFGGWKASGFGDLNQHGADAFRFYTKTKTVTTRWPSGIRQGASFIMPEGS from the coding sequence ATGGTGCGCGAACTGTCCCACTACGTTGACGGCCGGAGGATGGAGGGCACCTCCGGAAGGTTCAGCGACGTCTATGACCCCTGCACCGGCGAGGTCCAGGCAAAACTCCCGCTGGCCAGTGCGGAGGAAGTCCGCAACATTATCTCCAGCGCGGAAAAGGCCCAGCTGGAGTGGGGTGCCATGAACCCGCAGCGCCGCGGGCGCATCCTGCTCAAGTTCGTGGACCTGGTGAACGAGAACCTGGACGAGCTGGCCCGGCTTCTCTCCTCTGAGCACGGCAAGACGGTTCCGGACGCCAAGGGGGACATCCAGCGCGGCATCGAGGTGGTGGAGTTCGCCGCCGGCGCCCCGCACCTGCTGAAGGGCGAGTTCTCGGACGACGCCGGTTCCGGCATTGACGTTCATTCCATGCGCCAGCCGCTGGGCGTGGTGGCGGGCATCACGCCGTTCAACTTCCCGGCCATGATCCCGCTCTGGAAGTCCGGCCCCGCACTGGCCGCGGGCAACGCCTTCATCCTTAAGCCCTCCGAACGGGATCCCTCCGTGCCCCTGCGCCTGGCCGAGCTCTTCACCGAGGCGGGCGTGCCGGACGGCGTGTTCAACGTGGTCAACGGGGACAAGGAAGCCGTGGATGCGCTGCTTGAGGATCCCCGCGTCAAGGCAATCGGCTTTGTGGGGTCCACGCCCATCGCCCAGTACATCTACGCCACGGCGGCTGCCCACGGCAAGCGGGCGCAGTGCTTCGGCGGCGCCAAAAACCACATGGTGATCATGCCGGACGCCGATCTCGACATGGCCGCGGACGCCCTGATCGGGGCCGGCTACGGCTCCGCCGGCGAACGCTGCATGGCCATCTCGGTGGCTGTTCCGGTGGGGGAGGACACCGCGGACAGGCTTGTCTCACGGCTCCGGGAACGGATCAAGGGACTTAAGGTAGGCCATAGCCTGGACAAGGACTCCGACTTCGGGCCCGTCGTGGCGGCCGCCGCGAAGGAGCGGATCGAGGGGTATATCCAGTCCGGCGTGGACGACGGCGCCACCCTCGTGACTGACGGCCGCGGCCTCACCGTGGACGGGTACGAGGGCGGCTTCTGGGTCGGCCCCACGCTCTTCGACAACGTCACCAAGGACATGAAGATCTACAAAGAGGAGATCTTCGGCCCCGTCCTGAGTGTCCTCCGGGCTTCCGACTACGACGAAGCCCTGCGGCTCTGCAGCGAGCACGAGTTCGGCAACGGCGTGGCCATCTTCACGCGCGACGGCGATGCCGCACGCGACTTCGCCAGCCGGGTGCAGGTGGGCATGGTGGGAATCAACGTTCCGATTCCGGTGCCCATCGCCTATTACACCTTCGGCGGCTGGAAGGCCTCCGGCTTCGGGGACCTCAACCAGCACGGCGCGGACGCCTTCCGCTTCTACACCAAGACCAAGACAGTGACCACCCGCTGGCCGTCGGGCATCCGCCAGGGCGCCAGCTTCATCATGCCGGAAGGAAGCTGA
- a CDS encoding exodeoxyribonuclease III translates to MKIATWNVNSLRARADRVEAWLQRSDCDVLAIQETKCKDDNFPWELFERMGYEVAHYGVSQWNGVAIASRVGLDDVERAFVDQPVFGKAGKDPIQEARAMSAMCGGVRVWSLYVPNGRSLDDEHMPYKLEWLESLKNHAAGWVTENPEAQIALMGDWNIAPQDGDVWDIDFFRANAMTHVSEPERSAFHAFEAAGYSDVVRPHTPGPGVYTYWDYTQLRFPKKEGMRIDFVLASPALAARVTGASIDREERKGKGASDHAPVIVELAD, encoded by the coding sequence GTGAAGATTGCTACCTGGAATGTGAACTCGCTCCGTGCCCGCGCCGACCGTGTGGAGGCCTGGCTGCAGCGCAGTGACTGCGACGTGCTCGCCATCCAGGAAACGAAGTGCAAGGACGACAACTTTCCATGGGAGTTGTTCGAGCGGATGGGCTACGAGGTGGCGCATTACGGCGTCAGCCAGTGGAACGGCGTGGCCATCGCCTCCCGGGTGGGGCTCGACGACGTGGAACGCGCCTTTGTGGACCAGCCGGTGTTCGGCAAGGCGGGCAAGGACCCCATCCAAGAGGCCCGCGCCATGTCTGCCATGTGCGGCGGCGTCCGGGTCTGGAGCCTGTATGTCCCCAACGGCCGCTCGCTCGACGACGAACACATGCCCTACAAGCTCGAGTGGCTCGAGTCCCTGAAGAACCACGCCGCCGGCTGGGTCACCGAAAACCCCGAGGCGCAGATTGCCCTGATGGGCGACTGGAACATCGCGCCGCAGGACGGCGACGTCTGGGACATCGACTTCTTCCGTGCCAATGCCATGACGCACGTGAGTGAACCCGAACGCTCCGCGTTCCACGCTTTCGAGGCCGCCGGCTATTCCGACGTCGTGCGGCCGCACACTCCCGGCCCCGGCGTCTACACCTACTGGGACTACACGCAGCTGCGCTTCCCGAAGAAGGAAGGCATGCGGATCGACTTCGTCCTGGCCTCCCCTGCCCTTGCGGCCCGTGTCACCGGAGCCTCGATCGACCGCGAGGAACGTAAGGGCAAGGGCGCCTCGGACCACGCGCCCGTGATCGTGGAACTGGCCGACTGA